One window from the genome of Sandaracinaceae bacterium encodes:
- a CDS encoding sigma-70 family RNA polymerase sigma factor translates to MSNVTSLDRYRASLQHVQTLDPEAERELARLYCSGNQDAGRRLIEASLPFVIRIAREYRRWGVPIEDLVQQGNLGLLKAATRYDPDKGCRLITYAAYWIRAEIRDYVVRGYRIVRLGTTRTERRAMRAYRRQDVQSAADLATCSGMPRARAEKLWPLLTQGDVSVDAQYEDRQSALERMGMDVPNPEELVAREQAIQGVREALDSALHELTERERRIVAARMLAEDPCTLEKLGTEMGVSKERVRQLEARAKKKLQVSLAAFHTAA, encoded by the coding sequence ATGAGCAACGTCACCTCCCTCGATCGTTACCGCGCGTCCTTGCAGCACGTCCAGACCCTGGACCCCGAGGCCGAGCGCGAGCTGGCGCGCCTCTACTGCAGCGGCAACCAGGACGCGGGCCGGCGCCTCATCGAGGCCAGCCTGCCCTTCGTCATCCGCATCGCCCGTGAGTACCGCCGCTGGGGCGTGCCCATCGAGGACCTGGTGCAGCAGGGCAACCTGGGGCTGCTCAAGGCCGCCACGCGCTACGACCCCGACAAGGGCTGCCGCCTGATCACCTACGCGGCGTACTGGATCCGCGCCGAGATCCGCGACTACGTGGTGCGCGGCTACCGCATCGTGCGCCTGGGCACCACCCGCACCGAGCGCCGCGCCATGCGGGCCTATCGCCGCCAGGACGTGCAGTCCGCGGCCGACCTGGCCACCTGCTCGGGCATGCCGCGCGCCCGCGCCGAGAAGCTCTGGCCGCTGCTCACGCAGGGCGACGTGTCGGTGGACGCCCAGTACGAGGACCGTCAGTCGGCGCTCGAGCGCATGGGCATGGACGTGCCCAACCCCGAGGAGCTGGTCGCCCGTGAGCAGGCCATCCAGGGTGTGCGTGAGGCGCTCGACAGCGCTCTCCACGAGCTGACGGAGCGCGAGCGCCGCATCGTGGCCGCCCGCATGCTGGCCGAGGATCCCTGCACGCTCGAGAAGCTGGGCACCGAGATGGGCGTGAGCAAGGAGCGCGTCCGCCAGCTCGAGGCGCGCGCCAAGAAGAAGCTCCAGGTCAGCCTGGCGGCGTTCCACACGGCCGCCTGA
- a CDS encoding DUF4292 domain-containing protein produces the protein MPVSPLVPSPTAPRPRSSLPVSGLRSLGVLSLLAVAWTGVSGCGPSGACPAYPHTGPAAALDAHRDARAVTRVVRAEARVDTRGREGRVRGTVMMFLERPDRVRFDVLTQFGAAAILTSDGERFQLTDVRENRFLEGPTCPSNIARLLGVSLEGAEVARFLMGDTPRLDPAEASMACEGDGYTVTLRAPDGRRQELAFLVPTADRNARPADQRLRLVRSELFDASGATVWRVSYEDYRVVQDGAAEVELPFVVHFEDERHDADTLVRFQDIALNVTVPAGAFAQTPTPGLASEYVACDPE, from the coding sequence ATGCCCGTCTCGCCCCTCGTCCCATCACCCACTGCTCCACGCCCGCGCTCCTCTCTGCCCGTCAGCGGCTTGCGCAGCCTCGGCGTGCTGAGCCTGCTCGCCGTGGCGTGGACCGGCGTGAGCGGCTGTGGCCCGAGCGGCGCCTGCCCAGCCTATCCGCACACGGGGCCTGCGGCGGCGCTCGACGCGCACCGTGATGCCCGGGCCGTCACGCGCGTGGTCCGGGCCGAGGCTCGCGTGGACACCCGTGGGCGCGAAGGCCGCGTGCGCGGCACGGTCATGATGTTCCTCGAGCGCCCCGACCGGGTGCGCTTCGACGTGCTCACCCAGTTCGGCGCGGCGGCCATCCTGACCAGCGACGGCGAGCGCTTCCAGCTCACCGACGTTCGTGAGAACCGCTTCCTGGAAGGCCCCACCTGTCCATCCAACATCGCGCGGCTGCTGGGGGTGTCGCTCGAGGGCGCCGAGGTGGCGCGCTTCCTGATGGGTGACACGCCGCGCCTCGATCCGGCCGAGGCCAGCATGGCCTGCGAGGGAGACGGCTACACGGTCACGCTGCGCGCCCCCGATGGCCGGCGCCAGGAGCTGGCGTTCTTGGTGCCCACGGCGGACCGGAACGCTCGACCGGCCGACCAGCGCCTGCGGCTGGTGCGCTCGGAGCTCTTCGACGCCAGCGGGGCCACCGTGTGGCGCGTGAGCTACGAGGACTACCGCGTGGTGCAGGACGGCGCCGCCGAGGTGGAGCTGCCCTTCGTGGTGCACTTCGAAGACGAACGCCACGACGCAGACACGCTGGTGCGCTTCCAGGACATCGCGCTGAACGTCACGGTGCCGGCGGGAGCGTTCGCCCAGACCCCCACGCCGGGGCTGGCCAGCGAGTACGTGGCCTGCGACCCCGAGTAG
- a CDS encoding TetR/AcrR family transcriptional regulator: MTTATTTRPRRERNREATQARILAAAEAEFAQKGYDGARLRDVAARAGVHHALLHHYFGDKVGLFRAVVQNAFAGVSTRALAALRSGSSIRALLETYVNMLIDFHTQNPNLVRLLHYASLDVSSPAFTAMEEVTREISAPVMEAVGRAVEAAQHAKVIRQDIDARRLVSLSIGAVAYVFHEDRFFSLFHGGEVRAPESVEAHRRAAIAFVNAAVFP, encoded by the coding sequence ATGACGACTGCTACCACCACCCGCCCGCGCCGCGAGCGCAACCGTGAGGCCACTCAAGCACGGATCCTGGCCGCCGCGGAGGCCGAGTTCGCCCAGAAGGGTTACGACGGGGCACGGCTGCGTGACGTGGCCGCCCGCGCGGGGGTGCACCACGCGCTGCTGCACCACTACTTCGGCGACAAGGTGGGGCTCTTTCGTGCGGTGGTGCAGAACGCCTTTGCGGGTGTCTCCACGCGCGCGCTCGCCGCGCTCCGCTCGGGGTCGTCCATCCGCGCGCTGCTCGAGACCTACGTCAACATGCTGATCGACTTCCACACCCAGAACCCGAACTTGGTGCGGCTGCTGCACTACGCGTCGCTGGATGTGTCCTCGCCGGCGTTCACCGCCATGGAGGAGGTCACCCGCGAGATCAGCGCGCCCGTCATGGAGGCCGTGGGCCGCGCTGTGGAGGCCGCGCAGCACGCCAAGGTCATCCGTCAGGACATCGACGCACGTCGCCTCGTGAGCCTCTCCATCGGCGCCGTGGCCTACGTGTTCCACGAGGACCGTTTCTTTTCGCTCTTCCACGGCGGCGAGGTGCGCGCGCCCGAGTCGGTGGAGGCGCACCGGCGTGCCGCCATCGCGTTCGTCAACGCAGCGGTGTTCCCATGA
- a CDS encoding MBL fold metallo-hydrolase yields the protein MIRTKFWGVRGSIPVPGATTVGVGGNTSCVQVTCGDTHIVFDAGTGLRLLGAELVRKMPVSVHLFISHVHWDHIQGFPFFAPAFVGGNKIHMYGASNSRGTVESAMAGQMEFPNFPVKLSELGSELIFHHVSPGDVVHVGANVSVRAAAGTHPGGVLAYRVDYEGASVVYATDTEHSDDGELDERLVELAHDADVFIYDSMYTPEEYDGRADGRSRIGWGHSTFEVGAAIATAAGVKQYVLFHHDPEQDDAEVRVKEQRAQALFPNAIAAREGLVLECSR from the coding sequence ATGATCCGGACCAAGTTCTGGGGCGTGCGAGGGAGTATCCCCGTGCCCGGCGCCACCACCGTGGGGGTGGGCGGCAACACCAGCTGCGTGCAGGTCACCTGCGGGGACACGCACATCGTCTTCGACGCGGGCACCGGCCTGCGGCTCTTGGGGGCCGAGCTGGTGCGCAAGATGCCCGTCTCGGTACACCTGTTCATCAGCCACGTGCACTGGGACCACATCCAGGGCTTCCCGTTCTTCGCGCCCGCGTTCGTGGGCGGCAACAAGATCCACATGTACGGCGCGTCCAACTCGCGCGGCACGGTGGAGTCCGCCATGGCCGGCCAGATGGAGTTCCCCAACTTCCCGGTGAAGCTCAGCGAGCTGGGCAGTGAGCTCATCTTCCACCACGTGAGCCCCGGCGACGTGGTGCACGTGGGCGCCAACGTCTCGGTGCGCGCGGCGGCGGGCACCCACCCCGGCGGCGTGCTGGCCTACCGCGTGGACTACGAGGGCGCCTCGGTGGTCTACGCCACGGACACCGAGCACAGCGACGACGGCGAGCTGGACGAGCGCTTGGTGGAGCTGGCTCACGACGCAGACGTCTTCATCTACGACAGCATGTACACGCCCGAGGAGTACGACGGGCGCGCCGACGGGCGCTCGCGCATCGGCTGGGGGCACAGCACCTTCGAGGTGGGCGCGGCCATCGCCACGGCGGCGGGCGTGAAGCAGTACGTGCTCTTCCACCACGACCCGGAGCAGGACGACGCGGAAGTGCGCGTCAAAGAGCAGCGCGCGCAGGCGCTCTTCCCGAACGCCATCGCCGCCCGCGAGGGCCTCGTGCTGGAGTGCAGCCGCTAG
- a CDS encoding protein kinase encodes MATPQRIGPYLVERRLATGGMAEVFIASREGSRGFKKRVALKRILPQFASDPEFVELFVAEAQLAVRVTHPHVVQVFDFGEADGALFLAMELVEGTTVHRLLNAAAAQGRVPLDVALHIVSQTAEALDFAHNLRAENGESLHIVHRDVSPANILLTRTGHVKLTDFGIATAALRLPQTRSGQVRGKLGYMSPEQVVGQRVDSRSDVFTLATVFAELLLLQPLFRGNSDIEILLQIRDVNLQALTSTDRQIPKDVRELLIAALARQPRDRLSAGAFAHRCAEIMRQRGMAHGPARLAALIERLPISPVSSSDPDHVKGDTNLFDTSEMDLRTELNAVRPVLTSPEIYRVLDANGNILGPFSFPKLVELVTSGQIDARTRVSKDEDGFAAITRLPEFTRFVTSPALQWQLEELAQADQRGPLGVTRLLPLFFQTFVTRRTGVLHLFDGQRRKKIYFVDGKPEYVASTESRELLGEYLVSNGHCLRMEVEMALALLPRYGGRIGDALVGLGVLRPVELFRVIASQVRWRLLEAFRWRAGEWAFVPELRSHEETFPLGIDSLELLRDAVAAADVRELFAALLPFEERVLVSNLSPSVPSLAFSLPAAWEAVLDSVRGDATPQMLIERHAASGGDADDAYRALFLGLSCELLGPAGR; translated from the coding sequence GTGGCCACCCCCCAACGCATCGGCCCCTACCTCGTCGAGCGCCGGCTCGCGACCGGGGGCATGGCCGAGGTGTTCATCGCCAGCCGCGAGGGCAGCCGGGGTTTCAAGAAGCGCGTGGCCCTCAAGCGCATCCTCCCGCAGTTCGCGAGCGACCCCGAGTTCGTGGAGCTGTTCGTGGCCGAGGCGCAGCTGGCCGTGCGCGTGACGCACCCGCACGTGGTGCAGGTGTTCGACTTCGGCGAGGCCGACGGCGCCCTGTTCCTGGCCATGGAGCTGGTGGAGGGCACCACCGTGCACCGCCTGCTGAACGCCGCCGCGGCCCAGGGGCGCGTGCCGCTCGACGTGGCCCTGCACATCGTGTCGCAAACGGCCGAGGCGCTGGACTTCGCCCACAACCTGCGCGCGGAGAACGGCGAGAGCCTGCACATCGTGCACCGCGACGTGAGCCCCGCGAACATCCTGCTCACGCGCACAGGGCACGTGAAGCTCACGGACTTCGGCATCGCCACGGCCGCGCTGCGCCTGCCCCAAACACGCTCGGGCCAGGTGCGCGGCAAGCTGGGCTACATGTCCCCCGAGCAGGTGGTGGGCCAGCGCGTGGACTCCCGCAGCGACGTGTTCACCCTGGCCACCGTGTTCGCCGAGCTGCTGCTGCTGCAGCCGCTCTTCCGCGGGAACAGCGACATCGAGATCCTGCTGCAGATCCGCGACGTGAACCTGCAGGCGCTCACGTCCACTGACCGGCAGATCCCGAAGGACGTGCGCGAGCTGCTGATCGCGGCCCTCGCGCGGCAACCTCGGGACCGTCTGTCGGCGGGCGCGTTCGCTCACCGCTGCGCGGAGATCATGCGGCAGCGCGGCATGGCCCACGGCCCCGCGCGCCTGGCGGCGCTCATCGAGCGGCTGCCCATCAGCCCGGTCAGCAGCAGCGATCCGGACCACGTGAAGGGCGACACCAACCTGTTCGACACGAGCGAAATGGACCTGCGCACGGAGCTCAATGCCGTGCGGCCCGTGCTCACGTCGCCCGAGATCTACCGGGTGCTCGACGCGAACGGGAACATCCTCGGGCCGTTCTCCTTCCCCAAGCTGGTGGAGCTGGTGACCAGCGGGCAGATCGACGCGCGCACGCGCGTGTCGAAGGACGAAGACGGCTTCGCGGCCATCACGCGGCTGCCCGAGTTCACGCGCTTCGTCACGTCGCCGGCGCTGCAGTGGCAGCTGGAGGAACTGGCCCAGGCCGACCAGCGCGGGCCGCTGGGGGTCACGCGCCTGCTGCCGCTGTTCTTCCAGACCTTCGTCACGCGCCGCACGGGGGTGCTGCACCTGTTCGATGGGCAGCGCCGCAAGAAGATCTACTTCGTGGACGGCAAGCCCGAGTACGTGGCCTCCACCGAGTCACGCGAGCTGCTGGGCGAGTACCTGGTGTCCAACGGGCACTGCCTGCGCATGGAGGTGGAGATGGCCCTCGCGCTGCTGCCACGCTACGGCGGGCGCATCGGCGACGCGCTGGTGGGGCTGGGCGTGCTGCGCCCCGTGGAGCTGTTCCGCGTCATCGCCAGCCAGGTGCGCTGGCGCCTGCTCGAGGCCTTCCGCTGGCGCGCCGGTGAGTGGGCGTTCGTGCCCGAGCTGCGCTCCCACGAGGAGACCTTCCCGCTGGGCATCGACTCGCTCGAGCTGCTGCGCGACGCGGTGGCCGCCGCCGACGTGCGCGAGCTGTTCGCGGCGCTGCTGCCGTTCGAGGAGCGCGTGCTGGTCAGCAACCTCTCCCCGTCGGTCCCCAGCCTGGCGTTCTCGCTCCCTGCTGCGTGGGAAGCGGTGCTGGACTCCGTGCGCGGCGACGCCACCCCGCAGATGCTGATCGAACGCCACGCGGCCAGCGGGGGCGACGCGGACGACGCCTACCGAGCCCTGTTCTTGGGCCTGAGCTGCGAGCTGCTGGGCCCCGCCGGGCGCTGA
- a CDS encoding protein kinase produces the protein MVAGRYRLEARLGEGGMGVVYRARHVLIERVVALKLIRPDLRGETHLRAWMLREARAANRVDHAHIVDIHDVGETEEGDLYLVMEYLLGSSLSSEIAKGPMPITRAVDVLEQMCAALARAHDLGVVHRDLKSDNIMLTVRGGRQDFVKILDFGLAALARDPRLAPKGAVFGTPEYMAPEQARGEDAQASSDLYALGILFYEMVTGRLPYRSSDRDELLEMQRTAPAPDPRKLRPELPDGARNIILKLLEKDSTKRFRDGHHLLEELKSVQRSLPSTPWDLRMSEAPVGPPPPPPAPTPGVVEWSRRAANFLRATARAYPNGRAPEKVQQSADRMWELAARASRLEGELASHSRKLEAIEKRGRALRAEIGRKVEELAGEESRALREAALERERAHDMTERSQSARAEYDRHRAVVDRGQADGRTYEALGAERARIETFNQVHSEYSERATIKEQYGAGLRKQIDDLKNQLQRYSEALENDLQAGRDRIATRVREALGYEKGFQEASAVLIEHLRDKPECRELLEEVIEAGSENSSAAPGA, from the coding sequence GTGGTTGCCGGCCGATATCGCCTCGAGGCACGCCTCGGCGAGGGGGGCATGGGCGTCGTCTACCGGGCCCGGCACGTGCTCATCGAGCGTGTGGTAGCTCTCAAATTGATCCGCCCCGACCTGCGCGGCGAGACCCACCTGCGGGCCTGGATGCTGCGCGAGGCGCGCGCCGCCAACCGCGTGGATCACGCTCACATCGTAGATATCCACGACGTCGGCGAGACGGAAGAGGGCGACCTCTACCTGGTCATGGAGTACCTGCTCGGCAGCTCGCTCTCGAGCGAGATCGCCAAGGGCCCCATGCCCATCACGCGGGCGGTCGACGTGCTCGAGCAGATGTGCGCCGCCCTCGCGCGCGCGCACGACCTGGGCGTGGTGCACCGCGACCTCAAGAGCGACAACATCATGCTGACGGTGCGCGGCGGCCGTCAGGACTTCGTGAAGATCCTGGACTTCGGCCTGGCCGCCTTGGCGCGTGACCCGCGGCTGGCGCCCAAGGGGGCCGTGTTCGGCACGCCGGAGTACATGGCGCCCGAGCAGGCGCGCGGGGAAGACGCGCAGGCCAGCAGCGACTTGTACGCGCTCGGCATCCTGTTCTACGAGATGGTCACGGGCCGTCTGCCGTACCGGTCGAGCGACCGCGACGAGCTGCTGGAGATGCAGCGCACGGCGCCCGCGCCCGACCCGCGCAAGCTGCGCCCCGAGCTTCCGGACGGCGCGCGCAACATCATCTTGAAGCTGCTGGAGAAGGACTCCACCAAGCGCTTCCGCGACGGCCACCACTTGCTCGAAGAGCTGAAGTCGGTGCAGCGCTCGCTGCCGTCCACGCCGTGGGACCTGCGGATGAGCGAGGCCCCGGTGGGCCCGCCGCCGCCGCCGCCTGCGCCCACGCCGGGCGTGGTGGAGTGGAGCCGCCGCGCCGCCAACTTCCTGCGCGCCACCGCGCGTGCGTACCCCAACGGCCGCGCGCCCGAGAAGGTGCAGCAGTCGGCCGACCGCATGTGGGAGCTGGCTGCGCGGGCTTCGCGCCTCGAGGGTGAGCTGGCGTCGCACTCGCGCAAGCTCGAGGCCATCGAGAAGCGGGGCCGTGCGCTGCGCGCCGAGATTGGTCGTAAGGTGGAGGAGCTGGCCGGCGAGGAGTCCCGCGCGCTGCGAGAGGCGGCCCTCGAGCGCGAGCGGGCCCACGACATGACCGAGCGCTCGCAGTCCGCGCGCGCGGAATATGACCGGCACCGCGCCGTGGTGGACCGTGGGCAGGCCGACGGGCGCACCTACGAAGCGTTGGGGGCCGAGCGCGCGCGCATCGAGACCTTCAACCAGGTGCACTCCGAGTACAGCGAGCGGGCCACCATCAAAGAGCAGTACGGCGCCGGCCTGCGCAAGCAGATCGACGACCTCAAGAACCAGCTGCAGCGCTACAGCGAGGCGCTCGAGAACGACCTGCAGGCCGGGCGCGACCGCATCGCCACGCGCGTGCGCGAGGCCCTCGGCTACGAAAAGGGCTTCCAGGAGGCCAGCGCCGTGCTCATCGAGCACCTGCGCGACAAGCCCGAGTGCCGCGAGCTGCTGGAAGAGGTCATCGAGGCGGGCTCGGAAAACTCGAGCGCGGCGCCGGGCGCGTGA
- a CDS encoding Ppx/GppA family phosphatase, protein MPLFAAIDVGSNAMRLQIAQATDPQRVSTFRSERIPVRLGHSVFQTGSLDPLVIDQAVETMRMFADAMDEADVQNYRAVVTASARGAKNGRVLIDRIRDEAGLTLSPIDGAEEARLVTMAVRSKMMLGEYALLMDLGGGSLEVTHIENEQTDFVFSLPIGTVRILEAFLDGDGVVTGKQEKLVREYLDRVLEPHRKDLRLRKWDVVVGTGGNLEAIAKLCPASTSVGGHPTIDIVKAKEMLAEMSGMSAQKREKRYSIKSDRADVIVPALQVVTRIASLAKVKTIVAPGVGVKDGILTELIAKHYRVWDYGTERDKLLAAGLQLGRRYHFDERHAMRVSALALEFFDGTQSIHGLSDEDRSVLRLAALLHDVGDFLNPSGHHKHSEYIIESSEVMGLPFERRQVIAQVARYHRRSFPTTRHPKFKALDEDTRERVRRLAAILRVADALDRGHRSKVDKLSIVRSGKTLQVGVTANEDASLELWTAERKADLFNEVFGVTVKLSADSAPTASA, encoded by the coding sequence ATGCCGCTCTTCGCTGCCATCGACGTGGGTTCCAACGCCATGCGCCTCCAGATCGCGCAGGCCACGGACCCGCAGCGGGTCAGCACGTTCCGCAGCGAGCGCATCCCCGTGCGCCTCGGGCACTCGGTGTTCCAGACGGGCAGCCTGGACCCGCTGGTCATCGACCAGGCCGTCGAGACCATGCGCATGTTCGCCGACGCCATGGACGAGGCCGACGTCCAGAACTACCGCGCGGTGGTCACGGCGTCGGCGCGCGGCGCCAAGAACGGGCGCGTGCTCATCGACCGCATCCGCGACGAGGCCGGCCTCACGCTGAGCCCCATCGACGGCGCCGAAGAAGCGCGCCTGGTCACCATGGCCGTGCGCAGCAAGATGATGCTGGGCGAGTACGCGCTCCTGATGGACCTCGGCGGCGGCAGCCTCGAGGTCACCCACATCGAGAACGAGCAGACTGACTTCGTCTTCTCGCTGCCCATCGGCACCGTGCGCATCCTCGAAGCGTTCTTGGACGGCGACGGGGTGGTCACCGGCAAGCAAGAGAAGCTGGTGCGCGAGTACCTAGACCGCGTCCTCGAGCCGCACCGCAAGGACCTGCGGCTGCGCAAGTGGGACGTGGTGGTGGGCACCGGTGGCAACCTCGAGGCCATCGCCAAGCTGTGCCCGGCCAGCACGTCCGTCGGTGGGCACCCCACCATCGACATCGTGAAGGCGAAGGAGATGCTGGCCGAGATGAGCGGCATGAGCGCGCAGAAGCGTGAGAAGCGCTACAGCATCAAGTCCGACCGCGCCGACGTCATCGTGCCCGCACTGCAGGTGGTCACGCGCATCGCGAGCCTGGCCAAGGTGAAGACCATCGTGGCGCCCGGCGTGGGCGTGAAAGACGGCATCCTCACCGAGCTCATCGCCAAGCACTACCGCGTGTGGGACTACGGCACCGAGCGCGACAAGCTGCTGGCGGCTGGGCTACAGCTCGGGCGGCGCTACCACTTCGACGAGCGGCACGCGATGCGCGTGAGCGCGCTGGCCCTCGAGTTCTTCGACGGCACGCAGAGCATCCACGGGCTGTCCGACGAAGACAGATCCGTGCTGCGCCTGGCCGCGCTGCTGCACGACGTGGGCGACTTCCTGAACCCGTCGGGGCACCACAAGCACTCGGAGTACATCATCGAGTCGAGCGAGGTGATGGGCCTGCCCTTCGAGCGTCGTCAGGTCATCGCGCAGGTGGCGCGCTACCACCGCCGCTCGTTCCCCACCACGCGGCACCCCAAGTTCAAGGCGCTGGACGAAGACACGCGCGAGCGGGTGCGGCGCCTGGCCGCCATCCTGCGCGTGGCCGACGCCCTCGACCGCGGTCACCGCAGCAAGGTGGACAAGCTCAGCATCGTGCGCAGCGGCAAGACGCTGCAGGTGGGCGTGACGGCCAACGAAGACGCCTCGCTCGAGCTGTGGACGGCCGAGCGCAAGGCCGACCTGTTCAACGAGGTGTTCGGGGTGACCGTGAAGCTGAGCGCGGACTCGGCACCCACGGCTTCCGCCTGA